In one Cottoperca gobio chromosome 12, fCotGob3.1, whole genome shotgun sequence genomic region, the following are encoded:
- the atp2a2b gene encoding sarcoplasmic/endoplasmic reticulum calcium ATPase 2b, translated as MDNTHTKTVEEVYSFFNVNESTGLSLDQVKKQRERFGPNELPAEEGKSLWELVVEQFEDLLVRILLLAACISFVLAWFEEGEETVTAFVEPFVILLILIANAIVGVWQERNAENAIEALKEYEPEMGKVYRQDRKSVQRIKARDIMPGDIVEVAVGDKVPADIRLSSIKSTTLRVDQSILTGESVSVIKHTDPVPDPRAVNQDKKNMLFSGTNIAAGKAVGVVVATGGSTEIGKIRDEMAATEQERTPLQKKLDEFGQQLSKVITLICIAVWLINIGHFNDPVHGGSWIRGAVYYFKIAVALAVAAIPEGLPAVITTCLALGTRRMAKKNAIVRSLPSVETLGCTSVICSDKTGTLTTNQMSVCRMFIVDQAEGDGCSLKEFTVTGSTYAPKGEVFHDGKPVKCSQYDALVELASICALCNDSSLDYNEAKGVYEKVGEATETALTCLVEKMNVFDTDVKGLSKIERANACNSVIKQLMKKEFTLEFSRDRKSMSVYCTANKARSSVGKMFVKGAPEGVIDRCTHIRVGSNKVPLTPGIKEKVLSVIREYGTGRDTLRCLALATRDHRMVKEELKLEDCTRFVEYETDLTFVGCVGMLDPPRAEVAASIRLCRLAGIRVIMITGDNKGTAVAICRRIGIFGEDDDVSSMAFTGREFDDLSPTAQRDAVVKTRCYARVEPSHKSKIIEYLQSYDEITAMTGDGVNDAPALKKAEIGISMGSGTAVAKSASEMVLADDNFSTIVAAVEEGRAIYNNMKQFIRYLISSNVGEVVCIFLTAALGFPEALIPVQLLWVNLVTDGLPATALGFNPPDLDIMSKPPRNAREPLISGWLFFRYLAIGCYVGAGTVGAAAWWFVAAEDGPRITFYQLSHFLQCGPDNLEFTDLDCKVFESPYPMTMALSVLVTIEMCNALNSVSENQSLVRMPPWENVWLLGAICLSMSLHFLILHVEPLPMIFQITPLNLTQWLVVLKISLPVILLDEILKFAARNYLEAGKELEKPASSKGCCLSACMEGISWPFVVVSLPLVLWIYSTDTNMADMFWS; from the exons atggacaacacacacacaaagacggTTGAAGAAGTTTACAGCTTTTTTAACGTGAATGAAAGCACAGGTCTGAGTTTAGATCAAGTGAAGAAACAACGGGAACGATTTGGACCAAACG AATTGCCTGCTGAGGAGG GTAAATCCCTTTGGGAACTAGTGGTTGAACAGTTTGAAGATTTGCTCGTGAGGATCCTTCTACTTGCTGCCTGCATATCCTTT GTGCTGGCATGGTttgaagagggagaagaaaccGTTACAGCCTTTGTGGAACCGTTTGTTATCCTGCTTATTCTCATAGCTAATGCCATCGTAGGAGTTTGGCAG GAGCGAAATGCAGAAAATGCCATTGAAGCCCTTAAGGAGTATGAGCCAGAGATGGGGAAGGTGTACCGCCAGGACAGAAAAAGTGTCCAGAGAATCAAGGCCAGGGACATTATGCCTGGGGACATCGTTGAGGTGGCAG TTGGTGATAAAGTGCCTGCAGACATCAGGCTTTCTTCTATCAAGTCAACAACCCTGAGGGTAGACCAATCAATTCTTACAG gagagtctgtgtctgtgatcaAACACACTGACCCTGTGCCAGACCCACGTGCCGTCAACCAGGACAAGAAGAACATGCTCTTTTCT GGCACCAACATCGCTGCTGGTAAGGCTGTCGGTGTGGTGGTGGCCACAGGTGGCAGCACAGAGATTGGCAAAATCAGAGATGAGATGGCAGCAACAGAGCAGGAGCGCACACCACTACAGAAGAAGCTGGATGAGTTTGGACAGCAGCTATCCAAG GTTATTACACTGATCTGCATCGCTGTGTGGCTCATCAATATCGGACATTTCAATGATCCGGTCCACGGAGGCTCCTGGATCCGAGGAGCCGTCTACTACTTCAAGATTGCTGTCGCTCTGGCTGTTGCGGCTATCCCTGAGG GTCTGCCTGCTGTCATCACTACTTGCCTGGCTTTAGGAACACGCCGCATGGCCAAGAAGAATGCCATTGTCCGCAGTTTGCCGTCTGTGGAGACCCTTGGCTGTACATCTGTCATCTGCTCTGACAAGACTGGCACGTTGACCACCAATCAGATGTCCGTGTGCAGG aTGTTTATCGTTGATCAAGCAGAGGGTGATGGCTGTTCATTAAAGGAATTCACCGTTACTGGCTCCACCTATGCCCCGAAGGGGGAAGT GTTCCATGATGGCAAACCAGTCAAATGTTCCCAGTATGATGCCTTGGTGGAGCTGGCTTCCATCTGTGCTCTCTGTAATGATTCCTCATTGGACTATAATGAG gccAAAGGTGTGTATGAGAAGGTGGGTGAGGCCACAGAGACGGCTCTCACATGCCTGGTGGAGAAGATGAACGTGTTTGACACAGACGTTAAAGGCCTGTCCAAGATTGAGAGAGCCAACGCGTGTAACTCT GTGATCAAACAGCTGATGAAGAAAGAGTTTACGTTGGAATTTTCCAGAGACAGGAAGTCCATGTCTGTGTACTGTACTGCTAATAAGGCCCGTTCCTCTGTCGGCAAGATGTTTGTAAAG GGTGCCCCTGAGGGAGTGATTGACAGGTGCACACACATCCGTGTAGGCAGTAACAAGGTGCCCTTGACCCCTGGCATCAAGGAAAAAGTATTGTCTGTGATCAGGGAATATGGAACTGGCAGGGACACCCTGCGCTGTCTGGCTCTCGCCACCCGAGACCACCGCATGGTCAAAGAAGAGCTGAAGTTGGAGGACTGCACCCGCTTCGTTGAATATGAG ACTGATCTGACATTTGTTGGATGTGTGGGCATGCTGGATCCACCCAGGGCAGAGGTGGCAGCCTCTATTAGACTCTGCCGCCTGGCAGGCATCCGAGTAATAATGATCACTGGAGACAACAAGG GGACGGCTGTGGCAATCTGCAGGCGTATTGGTATTTTTGGAGAGGACGATGATGTTTCCAGCATGGCGTTCACCGGCCGAGAGTTCGATGACCTGTCGCCCACCGCACAAAGAGATGCTGTTGTCAAGACCCGCTGCTATGCCCGTGTTGAGCCTTCACACAAATCCAAGATTATTGAGTACCTACAGTCCTACGATGAGATTACAGCTATG ACTGGTGATGGAGTAAACGACGCTCCTGCTCTAAAGAAGGCTGAAATTGGTATCTCCATGGGCTCAGGCACAGCTGTGGCTAAGTCCGCCTCTGAGATGGTGCTGGCCGATGACAACTTTTCCACCATTGTAGCTGCAGTCGAGGAAGGCAGAGCCATTTATAACAACATGAAACAGTTCATCAGATACCTCATCTCTTCCAATGTGGGCGAAGTTGTCTG CATTTTCCTGACTGCGGCTCTCGGGTTCCCTGAAGCCCTCATTCCTGTCCAGCTGCTCTGGGTCAACCTGGTGACCGATGGTTTGCCCGCCACTGCTTTAGGCTTCAACCCACCAGACTTGGACATCATGAGCAAGCCACCACGTAACGCCCGCGAGCCCCTGATCTCTGGATGGCTCTTCTTCAGATACCTAGCCATTGGAT GTTATGTGGGTGCTGGTACTGTTGGTGCTGCTGCCTGGTGGTTTGTTGCTGCCGAGGACGGTCCAAGGATCACCTTTTACCAGCTG AGTCACTTCCTGCAGTGCGGTCCAGATAATCTTGAATTCACAGATCTGGACTGTAAGGTGTTTGAGTCCCCTTACCCTATGACCATGGCCCTGTCTGTGCTGGTCACCATTGAGATGTGCAATGCTCTAAACAG CGTGTCAGAGAACCAGTCCCTGGTGAGGATGCCTCCCTGGGAGAACGTGTGGCTGCTGGGAGCCATCTGCCTCTCCATGTCACTTCACTTCCTCATCCTCCATGTGGAGCCTCTTCCA ATGATCTTCCAGATCACCCCTCTGAATCTGACACAATGGCTGGTGGTGCTCAAGATCTCCCTGCCTGTCATTTTACTTGACGAGATACTCAAGTTTGCTGCCAGGAACTACCTGGAGGCCGGTAAAGAACTGGAGAAGCCTGCCAGCTCCAAAGGCTGCTGCCTGTCTGCATGCATGGAGGGCATCTCCTGGCCCTTCGTGGTCGTTTCTCTCCCCTTGGTCCTCTGGATCTACAGCACCGACACTAACATGGCCGACATGTTCTGGTCTTGA